Below is a genomic region from Nitrospiraceae bacterium.
ATTTCCGTCGAAGCGGAGGAACGCGGCTCTGTACGATTGACTATGCGATGTTGCCCCCGCCCTTTAACCGGGCTTTGGTGATGTGGCCTCATGTCGTGCATCACACTATTCTCGACGCGCTGAAACGGGAGAATCCATTGGGACTTCGCTATGGGGCACGTTTTCGTTCTCTGCTCCGGAATGGCACACGTATCACAGGTGTCAAAGCAGATATTGAGGGCAACCAGGTTACGATCGGTGCTCAGGTGGTGGTTGGGGCAGATGGACCGTTTTCGGAGGTTCGGGAAGCGCTCGGCATACCCACGGTGCTGCATCGGTATCTCGACAGTTATCTGGTGGCCATGTTGGAATCACCCACATCATTGGAGGAAGCGCAGTACTATGTGGGGAAAAAATCTATTCTGGGAATTTTCCCCGCCGCCGGTCAAAAGGTTTATGCCTTTTATATGGTTTCGTCGGATTCCCTGAACCAGGTTAAAGCCGATGGGGTATCGGCCCTTCGAGAAAAATGGAAAACCATTGCCCCGGAACTTGCCACGGTCTTTGATTCCTTTCAGGATTGGAATCAGACGGCCTATATGGGAACCGGACGGGTCCGGGCGAAAACCTGGGTTCAGGATGGAGCGGTGGTCATGGGTGATGCCGCCCATGGGATGAATCCGCATGCCTCCCAGGGACGGATGCAAGCGATGGTAGACGCGGTTACCCTCGCGGAGGTTCTTGATGATTGTCATCGGACGGGAAACTGGTCGGCATCGAATCTTAGGGCATTTGAATCACAACGGCGTCCTCAGGTCACCATGCTGCAACGTCTGGCTGATGAAGAGGTCTTTTTTTGGAATACCGGAAATCCTCTCCTGGGGATGTTGCGGGACCGCGTCTTCA
It encodes:
- a CDS encoding FAD-dependent monooxygenase gives rise to the protein MDLQTQVLIIGAGGGGAVLGLLLARKGIANIVLEQAAGPPQGLRGEILQPNGQEILQRLGLLDQLPVHAYKPVRFFHFRRSGGTRLCTIDYAMLPPPFNRALVMWPHVVHHTILDALKRENPLGLRYGARFRSLLRNGTRITGVKADIEGNQVTIGAQVVVGADGPFSEVREALGIPTVLHRYLDSYLVAMLESPTSLEEAQYYVGKKSILGIFPAAGQKVYAFYMVSSDSLNQVKADGVSALREKWKTIAPELATVFDSFQDWNQTAYMGTGRVRAKTWVQDGAVVMGDAAHGMNPHASQGRMQAMVDAVTLAEVLDDCHRTGNWSASNLRAFESQRRPQVTMLQRLADEEVFFWNTGNPLLGMLRDRVFTTMDKNPRLQYQVLTATAGLRTTSPFGWMDRFQAAGLLPDPRAHQIPDHARSA